The Treponema sp. J25 genome has a window encoding:
- a CDS encoding nucleotidyl transferase AbiEii/AbiGii toxin family protein, which yields MGLFNYQGIYQLQDTILEIVFAEPSGLYLTGGTALSRFYLQHRYSDDLDFFYSDPAQFPDVFRTIYRTLVKRYPSLQIPVDARDFKRVIITEGSYSLKLDFVADRIPRIGIPVYSGPIRIDTVRNILSNKICALLNRDEPKDVADILWIAMKRQFNWSDIIADAQKKDIFLLEDILLRLKTFPITLLETVPFIIEKPLAVYKDALECVYTDIALQTDNSLGKTVNAAILE from the coding sequence ATGGGACTGTTTAATTATCAGGGTATATACCAACTGCAAGACACTATTCTGGAGATAGTTTTTGCAGAACCTTCAGGATTGTATCTCACAGGGGGTACTGCACTCAGCCGCTTTTATTTACAACATCGCTATAGTGATGATCTCGATTTTTTTTACAGTGATCCGGCCCAGTTTCCTGATGTGTTTCGTACTATATATAGAACCCTGGTAAAGCGTTATCCTTCGTTGCAGATCCCTGTTGATGCTCGAGACTTTAAACGTGTAATCATCACGGAGGGGAGTTATTCGCTAAAATTAGATTTTGTTGCTGACAGAATCCCCCGTATTGGGATACCCGTGTATTCGGGCCCTATAAGAATCGATACGGTGCGTAATATATTAAGCAACAAGATATGCGCCTTATTAAATAGGGATGAGCCCAAAGATGTGGCTGATATACTATGGATTGCGATGAAACGCCAGTTCAACTGGTCCGATATTATAGCCGATGCCCAAAAAAAAGATATTTTCTTACTTGAAGATATACTCCTAAGGTTAAAAACCTTTCCGATTACCTTGTTAGAAACGGTGCCATTTATTATAGAAAAACCTCTCGCCGTATACAAGGATGCCCTGGAATGTGTATATACTGATATAGCTTTGCAAACAGATAATTCATTGGGTAAGACAGTCAATGCGGCTATATTAGAATAA
- a CDS encoding HEPN domain-containing protein, translating into MSVAKEWLKAAQDDLILLEDIKNNNHITNLIAFHSQQAIEKSLKALLEYQHKKVPRTHKLQQLVDVRALP; encoded by the coding sequence GTGAGTGTGGCAAAGGAATGGCTTAAAGCTGCACAGGATGATTTGATTTTGCTCGAGGATATCAAAAATAATAACCATATTACTAATTTGATAGCCTTCCATTCCCAACAGGCCATAGAAAAGTCTCTTAAGGCTCTTTTAGAGTATCAACATAAAAAAGTTCCCAGGACCCATAAACTTCAACAACTAGTGGATGTACGCGCTCTGCCATAA
- a CDS encoding nucleotidyltransferase domain-containing protein — translation MVDPVSVAERIKKENQREAQDLAQRRQHAQNLGKYMARQILQRYPEVRRVWGFGSTYETWRSYRSTSDIDLALEGGDILEIFRITEGCEIPIDLVSLEDCPPSMAAAIRSHGVILAEVPCD, via the coding sequence ATGGTAGATCCGGTTTCCGTGGCAGAACGGATTAAAAAAGAAAATCAGCGGGAAGCTCAGGATCTTGCACAACGGCGTCAACATGCCCAGAATCTTGGAAAGTATATGGCCAGACAAATACTACAGCGATATCCTGAGGTACGCCGCGTATGGGGTTTTGGTTCTACCTATGAGACCTGGCGGTCCTATCGATCAACAAGCGATATTGATCTGGCCCTCGAGGGGGGCGATATTCTTGAAATATTCCGTATTACCGAGGGATGTGAAATACCGATAGATCTGGTTTCTCTCGAAGATTGTCCTCCCTCTATGGCCGCGGCAATTCGCTCCCATGGGGTTATTCTTGCAGAGGTTCCCTGTGATTAG
- a CDS encoding nucleotidyltransferase domain-containing protein produces MIDIETVKALIVERLKPLNPYKVILFGSYAYGTPNEESDIDLYVVTNDDFIPQNWKQKSEIYLKYSQAIRDLQKIIAVDLIVHTKKMYEKLIDLDGSFYRYSLKKGIEL; encoded by the coding sequence ATGATAGATATCGAAACGGTAAAGGCGCTTATCGTCGAGCGGCTTAAGCCGCTTAATCCCTATAAGGTTATCCTCTTTGGCAGTTATGCCTACGGCACTCCCAACGAAGAAAGCGATATCGATCTGTACGTTGTTACCAATGATGATTTTATTCCCCAGAATTGGAAACAAAAAAGCGAGATTTATCTAAAATACTCCCAGGCTATACGGGATTTGCAAAAGATTATTGCTGTTGATCTGATAGTACATACCAAAAAGATGTATGAGAAACTCATCGATTTAGATGGTAGTTTTTATAGATACTCTCTTAAAAAGGGTATAGAGCTGTGA
- a CDS encoding MraY family glycosyltransferase — MVILTLATFGLSWCFVWCILRLSHKKGWFDHHDERKIHEGQIPRLGGVGFITAYVGMVCILLLSGFWKDRTQDLSFFLVLAAMLLILIFGVWDDFKPLRARYKFLVQAMAALLVVLAGYRFQRLSFPEIGLVFQFGWLSYPLTFIWIIGIINAINLIDGVDGLAGGISVIILVWYAVIYLMMKNVQAWQFSLLLIGAIGGFLCFNFPAPRAKIFMGDTGSQFLGFFIALLPIWDTVQWGISPISPPYAAGLTLIPILDTFAAIWRRVRDKRGIYEPDREHTHHKLMALGCTALQVDGILYGLQFVSGLCIALSLTIGKAFRVPLVIAAYGIVILFFVLLHYAYSHRIKGTEA; from the coding sequence ATGGTGATACTTACGCTGGCAACCTTTGGGCTTTCTTGGTGTTTTGTCTGGTGTATACTGCGGCTTTCCCATAAAAAGGGGTGGTTCGATCACCACGACGAACGGAAGATCCACGAAGGGCAGATTCCCCGGCTGGGAGGGGTGGGATTTATAACAGCCTATGTAGGAATGGTGTGCATCCTTCTTTTAAGTGGGTTCTGGAAAGATAGGACTCAGGATCTTTCTTTCTTTCTTGTCCTTGCGGCGATGCTCCTTATTTTAATATTTGGCGTCTGGGATGATTTTAAACCCCTGCGGGCCAGGTATAAATTCCTTGTTCAGGCGATGGCCGCCCTGTTGGTGGTGCTGGCAGGATATAGATTTCAGCGACTTTCGTTTCCTGAAATTGGGCTTGTTTTTCAATTTGGCTGGCTTTCCTATCCTCTTACCTTTATATGGATTATCGGTATCATCAATGCCATTAACCTTATCGATGGGGTTGATGGCCTTGCGGGGGGCATCTCGGTCATTATTCTAGTATGGTATGCCGTCATTTACCTGATGATGAAAAATGTGCAGGCCTGGCAGTTTTCGCTCCTCCTCATAGGGGCTATTGGGGGATTCCTCTGTTTTAATTTTCCCGCCCCCCGGGCAAAAATCTTTATGGGGGATACGGGGAGCCAGTTCCTCGGTTTTTTTATCGCCCTCCTTCCCATCTGGGATACTGTCCAATGGGGAATTTCTCCCATCTCTCCACCCTATGCGGCGGGGCTCACCTTGATTCCCATTCTGGATACCTTTGCGGCTATCTGGCGAAGGGTCCGGGATAAACGGGGTATTTATGAGCCCGACCGGGAACATACCCACCACAAACTCATGGCCCTGGGGTGTACTGCCCTTCAGGTGGATGGAATTTTGTATGGCTTGCAATTCGTAAGCGGGCTGTGTATCGCCCTTTCGCTTACCATAGGAAAGGCTTTTCGGGTTCCCCTGGTGATTGCGGCGTACGGC